The nucleotide window CTTCACATtcagaaaaacaagaacattGTCCTACGGTAGCTTGCATttaaaacaaccacaacaatAAGCACAAGAAATAAACAACAATGCTTTCCAGTTGTCATATTTGTGTAAAGTCAGTGCAAagtttgctgtgattttcaACCAAGCAATTTGTATAATGACCATCATAAAGAGCACAGATTGCATTAGTGGCTGCAGTTTGATTCTTGAGTCTCAGAGTAATGTTCTTGCATCCAATTAGAACAAGGAttagttgccatggagacgccCGCCTCCAGAATCCCTAGTGAGACAAACCTAATTTACTAAACAGTGACAAATGTAGAAATGGGTATATGACTACATATCATTTCAAAATGAggcatcctcttcctcttgacATTGGCATATATTTATCACAAAGTTCACTAAAGATGTGGCAAGTGTTAAATTACTTTTGAAGACATACATTTACCAATTTACCAATCTGCCCTGCCCTGTTGACAGCATTAATTCTGAGTGATAAGAAATACTTTTACAAGCTGTACTTTGAGAAAAACAGTTAGGTGCAGTCAGTAAAGATGTACTCTTGCAATTCAGTTTGTGTTTTGGATTGTACTTTGTCAACATCTGTAAACAATTTCTAAACAACTCAACAGACGATAACAATACAATCCGATTATCTTAGAATTCATGGTGAAGATTACTATAAGTATTTGACAATAAGAACATCCACTTTAAAGGGGTTAACTTAGTTTTACACCACTTACTTAATCAAAACGTCACCCATTGCATATAAATCAATTAACATGGCTGAAACCATTTTTATGAGATTTTTAACCAGATTATTTTTCGTTTCCGGTCAGTGATATTGTTTAATGCTACATACACTGATGATCGCTGTCCACGCCGTGTTTCGTCCACAAAATAGTCCCTCAATGAGCTCCAACGTTCAGGGCCTCAGGACTGCCTGGCATGAGAATAATACCGCcacattataaatgttttaaaaccatCTCTGTTCAGCCGCATAATTAAACAGCACTGCCCTGAATTGCCAAGCAGCTATCTGGTGGATGGTTAAGATGTCCTGGATCAACCTGAATCTCAAGCCCCATTTAACCTCCATCCTCATCTCTGCATGATAATGAGAGTCTTGTCAAAGGAGAAACATGGAAACAAACTtagctgaaaagaaaaaaagatgtttttttattcttggtACAGAGTGCAGGTCTGACGCTTCTGTTTTTAACTAAAGAGCCGTTGAACACAAACGCTACCTTTCAAACTGCCAGTTGAATTATCCAAAAAACGATCCCTGCGAGGAAGAAGTATAGCAGTCAATGTTTCATTGTCTGGCATCACAACTTCTACACCATTAGGGGCTAAAAATGATCCAAGTGCAAGGGGGCGAGAGacacagggggagagagagagagagagagagacagtctgtCTACACAGTTcaggatgtgtgtgcgtgtgtgtgtgtgtgcgtgtgtgtgtgtgtgtgtgtgtgttcatcagaaAGTGCAGGCGTAGACGATCCCAACCACCACAATGTTCCCGATGGTGGCGATGATGGCGATCCAGAGCCAGATGGCGTCGCTAGACATGGACTGCGACTCATCCTGCTGGCCGTGCACCGAGCCGGCACAGGCAGCGGCGTGGACGCTGGCCGAGGAGTTGAAGAGCGAGTGCTCGCCGCTGTAGTCGTCAATGGGCGAGGAGTCCATGAAGGCTCCCGTCATGACCGGGATctaggagaggaggagaagaagagaggtttAAATTAGGTTCGGCTGTTAATTTGCTGATTCCAGTGCTTTGAGAGTATATTACAATTTGACTCCTTTTAGGCCAACATCATCAGGGTTTCATGACTTATTCTTCTACTGGGGGCAGTAAAacttaaaaaaggagaaaaaatatGAATCTCAACGTGGAATATAGTAAACGTTGAACCTGCTAAACACCAATGTGTTATCATTATGCGCATGTGTGCTTTGGTGCATTTGGTTTTCTAGAAAAAGAGCAACCgttaaaatgtgaataaaaaaatcactttaCAGTCCTACGGCAAGGAGTAAAATGTGTTCCTTTCCTGACAGTTACAGCACACCAGGTTGTTTCACAGTGCttgattaaaatgcatttaatatttcagatgtggccagccaaagtgatttattattattattaaagaaaCTGAATGCTTTCCTGTGTGTGATTTGTGAGAGAATTCATGGGCATGTTTGAGCATGAGAAATGCACGAGATCGTACCACGCTGAGACTGGAAAACATTCTTTCAtaaacaatgttaaaaataCCTCAGAGTCTTGCTTGCTCATTCACACTCCAAGAAACATTCTTAGTTTTacagaaatacatttacaaGCCAAGTTTATTGTATCTGTCTGAGTATGACATACAACCCTCATAAGTAACTGACTATACAACTGTAAACACTTTTGATACTTTTGTCTGCAGGTGTAATTTTCTGTGTATTTTAACTTAAGATAAACCCATATTCCATTGGTCTAAACAAACTAATGCCCGCATTGAGGGGATGCTTTTCAGATGATGTAATACTCCAATTGATCCGCCAGGTGGAGCCACAGACAGTGTTTTCAAATGCAAGGCCGAGGCAGATCGTTCAATGCTGGAGGACAATACTCCTCCTTGCaccatataaatacaaacaggtgGAATAAGCTCAAACATGATTCAGATATTGGAGAAACAATTAGCAATATTTATTTCCAACTAACACAATGTCTGATCACAAACAGCAACTAACACAATGTTTGGTGACAAACCGTTAGTGAAAcacattatttatgttttttgggCTCCTTTCTCGTACTGTCTGTGGGAATATTCCTGTATTCACCTTCTGTCTGAAATGTTCCGTTTCCGTTTTGAATCAAACTACACACGTGAAAAAGAGGAAGGTGCAATTAACACAAACACTGATTTAAGGAATCTTTCGAAAGGGAAATAAGTAATTCAAAGGAAGACcatttagagaaaaaaatatttacattttattattattatttgatgtcTTAAAAGAATGGGATTCGAAATAAACACTCTCTCATTCAATGATGTGTATCAAATGGTGAACAACTATCTTTCATTGACCAACCCCAGAGAAAGCTCTTGAAACGCACACTTTCACACCTCCTTGAGTCACACAGCCTCCAGCTGTGCAATACTCAGACAATACAGCGGAGCTCCTTTCACCTGCTCTGCTCTCATCGCTTTGATGTATTCGTCCCAGCTGTTCCTCGAGCTGTGCCATCCTACACTGGTGATCACAGTAATTGTGAAATAGAACAGACCGTAATTGCCTCCTGTGGGACATTGCCACCAGTAAGTGCCCCGCGTAATGGCTTTGGAACAAACAGGCAGAGCCCAGATAAACGTATACCTACCCACAAAAGCACTGAAGCATTGGCTGTTAAGACAAAATCAGAACAAATAACTTGTTTTTCTGCACtaaggggtgtggggtgggggggtgtatcagctcaaaaaaaaacatctatacAGTCCTTGAGGAGAACAAATGTCAAGATGTTCCTAAGAGAACACATTGTAACGGGAAAGACACGGCGAAGGCAGACGCCTGCTGTGCCTTCCTCACAATCGTTGGAAGCACACAGCTTTTGATTTTCCCAACCGTCACAACCTTCTCTGCGCTGTTGGCTGCTTGGACCGGTGTTGTTGTGGGCTTCGTCTCAATCTGATTTAAACTAACGCAGCTGCCTAAAGGTTTGTGCAATACCTGGTTTACCGTCCCTGATGTCCAGACTCATCTATCCAGGGAAATCAATGGTTTCAGAGTTGGAAATTCTCTTTGGCTCCGTATTTGAGCTCAAATCACTACTTTCTCAGCCATGTATTATGATGACATGGCTTTCCTTGTATAATGTcctgttttctcttttcaggCCGTATCACCATTGTCCCAACAATTTTCATTAAAATAGTGTTGCAAAGGCAGCACATTATGAGAATCACGCTGACCTTGAAGAGGCCTCGCTGCAGGCGTTTTGTGCTGCCATCATAGGAAAAACACAGGTGATACTGACACCAGTAACAGAGGCTCAGATGTGATGGAAGTTTCCCAGTGAGCCTTGACAGCGAGCCGGCAGGAACAACACCGGGGCCCCAAAAATAAAGAAGTAAAACGGAATTCTGCCGTTAATTATACATGTGCTTCTCCTGCTGTGACATATGAAAATGTCCTGTGTAAAAAGAGAGGCCCATCCTGTCCAAACAGGCCTTTTATTAGTCTGCTTAGAAGCagttgagacacacacacacacacacacagaagtgagTGTTGGTCTGACGAGTCTCTCACTG belongs to Gasterosteus aculeatus chromosome 15, fGasAcu3.hap1.1, whole genome shotgun sequence and includes:
- the LOC120833385 gene encoding uncharacterized protein C14orf132, whose product is MDLSFMAAQIPVMTGAFMDSSPIDDYSGEHSLFNSSASVHAAACAGSVHGQQDESQSMSSDAIWLWIAIIATIGNIVVVGIVYACTF